A stretch of the Sorangium aterium genome encodes the following:
- the gltB gene encoding glutamate synthase large subunit, with translation MPLPQRQGLYDPAFEHDACGLGFVATLRREATHEVVCQALEILENLTHRGAAGCDPCTGDGAGVLLQIPHELYATSLAALGIALPAPGDYAVATAFFSQLPSRRRQCEAILEAAVVHHGQRVLGWRDVPIDDAALGPIARDSRPAIRQLFIGRVAPRQSFEQVLYAIRKRAGRAANADDFYITSCSSRTVVYKGLMLAEQVAAFYPDLSDKRTVSRLAMVHSRFSTNTFPTWERAHPYRVIAHNGEINTVRGNTAWMSAREALLKSDVFANAIEDFKPIIRPGGSDSSALDNVVDFLLASGRSLPHVMMMLVPEAWALDPDMSAEKKAFYEYHGCLIEPWDGPAALCFTDGRLIGATLDRNGLRPAKYVVTSDGLVVLASEFGVLDIEPARVIQKGRLQPGKMFLVDTTEGRVVSDDEIKRRVATQKPYAAWVAENKIDLRALEDVPSLYTIPHADLRGLQQAFGYTEEDLRMILGPMATLGEEPVGSMGIDIPLAVLSEKPQLLFRYFKQLFAQVTNPPIDPLREEIVMSLVSCVGGEGNLLEETPRQCRMLELPHPILTQDDLSKLRKNVFPDFRAATLPMYFPVDGDPEDNLRAALAKLCKDASRAIADGASILILSDRGIDETLAPIPSLLAVGAVHHHLINEGARTRAGIIVETGEAREVGHMALLIGYGAGAVNPYLAFESIAAMCRDKTLGADLSPTAAGSRYVKGLKKGILKIMSKMGISALSSYQGAQIFEAIGIDQLVIDAYFTGTASRVRGVGLREIAEEALARHHAAYGERSRAHLDVGGHHHFRVSGERHLWTPQSIASLQRAVRLDDAKSYAEYASVINEQQEHPMSLRGLWDFRPAGPPVPIEEVEPAASIVKRFATGAMSFGSISKEAHETLAIAMNRIGARSNTGEGGEDPVRFLRLPNGDSKRSAVKQVASARFGVTAEYLVNADELQIKMAQGAKPGEGGQLPGHKVDAVIAKVRHSTPGVTLISPPPHHDIYSIEDLAQLIFDLKNINSKARISVKLVAEAGVGTIAAGVVKAHADVVLISGDSGGTGASPLTSIHHAGVAWELGLAEAHQVLVMNGLRGRAIVQTDGKLMTGRDVAFAALLGAEEFGFSTAPLVATGCIMMRKCHLNTCPVGIATQDPELRKKFTGAPEHVINFFFYVAEELRQIMARLGFRTLTEMVGRSDCIVQRSAGLHPKARKIDCSEVLYRPKEALTSPTHCVELQDHKLDRVLDLKLIEKARATIDGGPPVVIETRVKNSDRTLGAMLSGEIARRHGSVGLPEDSIVVKCAGSAGQSFGAFASRGMTLELEGDANDYVGKGLSGGVVAVRPPREAPFRPDDQVIVGNVVLYGATNGRAFFNGRAGERFAVRNSGATTVVEGVGDHGCEYMTGGTVIILGTTGRNFGAGMSGGLAYVFDEDALFEARCNKEMVQLETMTAADAESVRALLEEHVRRTGSRKAIELLDSWQAVLSKFVKVVPSEYRRALEAAASPATNGADGSDRLVSLLSPSTPYVSTGRYIPANAGPLSTGERSAAHG, from the coding sequence ATGCCTCTGCCCCAACGACAAGGTCTTTACGATCCGGCTTTCGAACACGACGCATGCGGTCTCGGATTCGTCGCCACGCTCCGCCGTGAAGCGACGCACGAGGTCGTTTGCCAAGCGCTCGAGATCCTCGAAAATCTAACCCACCGCGGCGCCGCTGGCTGCGACCCCTGCACCGGCGATGGCGCGGGCGTCCTCCTCCAGATCCCGCACGAGCTGTACGCCACGTCCCTGGCCGCGCTTGGCATCGCGCTGCCTGCTCCCGGCGACTACGCCGTCGCGACGGCGTTCTTCTCCCAGCTCCCGTCGCGGCGCCGCCAGTGCGAGGCGATCCTCGAGGCCGCGGTCGTGCACCACGGACAGCGCGTCCTCGGCTGGCGCGACGTCCCCATCGACGACGCGGCGCTCGGCCCGATCGCGCGCGACTCGCGCCCCGCGATCCGCCAGCTCTTCATCGGCAGGGTCGCGCCTCGCCAGTCCTTCGAGCAGGTCCTCTACGCGATCCGCAAGCGCGCCGGCCGCGCCGCCAACGCCGACGACTTCTACATCACGTCCTGCTCGTCGCGGACGGTCGTCTACAAGGGCCTGATGCTCGCGGAGCAGGTCGCGGCGTTCTACCCCGATCTGTCCGACAAGCGCACCGTGTCGCGGCTCGCGATGGTGCACTCGCGCTTCTCCACGAACACCTTCCCCACGTGGGAGCGCGCGCACCCGTACCGGGTCATCGCGCACAACGGCGAGATCAACACCGTGCGCGGCAACACCGCGTGGATGTCGGCGCGCGAGGCGCTGCTGAAGAGCGATGTCTTCGCGAACGCGATCGAGGACTTCAAGCCGATCATCCGCCCGGGCGGCTCCGACTCGTCGGCGCTCGACAACGTGGTCGACTTCCTGCTCGCGAGCGGCCGCTCGCTGCCCCACGTGATGATGATGCTCGTGCCCGAGGCCTGGGCGCTCGACCCGGACATGTCGGCCGAGAAGAAGGCGTTCTACGAGTACCACGGCTGTCTGATCGAGCCGTGGGACGGCCCCGCGGCGCTGTGCTTCACGGACGGACGGCTGATCGGCGCGACGCTCGACCGGAACGGGCTGCGCCCCGCGAAGTACGTCGTGACGAGCGACGGGCTCGTCGTGCTCGCGAGCGAGTTCGGCGTGCTCGACATCGAGCCGGCGCGCGTCATCCAGAAGGGACGCCTCCAGCCGGGCAAGATGTTCCTCGTCGACACGACCGAGGGCCGCGTCGTCAGCGACGACGAGATCAAGCGCCGCGTCGCGACGCAGAAGCCGTACGCGGCGTGGGTCGCCGAGAACAAGATCGATCTGCGCGCCCTCGAGGACGTGCCGAGCCTCTACACCATCCCGCACGCGGACCTCCGGGGCCTGCAGCAGGCGTTCGGCTACACCGAGGAGGACCTGCGGATGATCCTCGGGCCGATGGCCACCCTCGGCGAGGAGCCGGTGGGCTCGATGGGCATCGACATCCCGCTCGCCGTCCTCTCCGAGAAGCCCCAGCTGCTCTTCCGCTACTTCAAGCAGCTGTTCGCGCAGGTCACGAACCCGCCGATCGACCCGCTCCGAGAGGAGATCGTGATGTCGCTCGTGAGCTGCGTCGGCGGCGAGGGCAACCTCCTCGAGGAGACGCCCCGCCAGTGCCGGATGCTCGAGCTGCCGCACCCGATCCTCACGCAGGACGACCTGTCGAAGCTGCGGAAGAACGTCTTCCCCGACTTCCGCGCGGCCACGCTCCCCATGTACTTCCCGGTCGACGGCGACCCGGAGGACAACCTGCGCGCCGCGCTCGCGAAGCTCTGCAAGGACGCGAGCCGCGCGATCGCCGACGGCGCGAGCATCCTCATCCTCAGCGACCGCGGCATCGACGAGACGCTCGCCCCCATCCCGAGCCTGCTCGCGGTGGGCGCCGTGCACCACCACCTCATCAACGAGGGGGCGCGCACGCGCGCGGGCATCATCGTCGAGACCGGCGAGGCGCGCGAGGTCGGCCACATGGCGCTGCTCATCGGCTACGGCGCCGGCGCGGTGAACCCGTACCTCGCGTTCGAGTCGATCGCGGCGATGTGCCGCGACAAGACCCTCGGCGCCGATCTCTCGCCGACCGCGGCGGGCTCGCGGTACGTGAAGGGGCTCAAGAAGGGCATCCTGAAGATCATGTCGAAGATGGGGATCAGCGCGCTCTCCAGCTACCAGGGCGCGCAGATCTTCGAGGCGATCGGCATCGATCAGCTCGTCATCGACGCGTACTTCACCGGCACGGCGTCGCGCGTCCGCGGCGTCGGGCTGCGCGAGATCGCGGAGGAGGCGCTCGCGCGCCACCACGCGGCGTACGGCGAGCGGTCGCGCGCGCACCTCGACGTCGGCGGCCACCACCACTTCCGCGTGTCCGGCGAGCGGCACCTCTGGACGCCGCAGTCGATCGCCTCGCTCCAGCGGGCGGTCCGCCTCGACGACGCGAAGAGCTACGCCGAGTACGCCTCCGTCATCAACGAGCAGCAGGAGCACCCGATGTCGCTCCGCGGGCTGTGGGACTTCAGGCCCGCGGGCCCGCCGGTGCCGATCGAGGAGGTCGAGCCCGCCGCGTCGATCGTGAAGCGCTTCGCCACGGGCGCCATGTCCTTCGGGAGCATCTCGAAGGAGGCGCACGAGACCCTCGCGATCGCGATGAACCGCATCGGCGCGCGGTCGAACACCGGCGAGGGCGGCGAGGACCCGGTGCGCTTCCTGCGGCTGCCGAACGGCGACTCGAAGCGGAGCGCTGTGAAGCAGGTCGCGTCGGCGCGGTTCGGCGTCACGGCCGAGTACCTCGTGAACGCCGACGAGCTGCAGATCAAGATGGCGCAGGGGGCCAAGCCCGGCGAGGGCGGCCAGCTCCCGGGCCACAAGGTCGACGCGGTGATCGCGAAGGTGCGCCACTCGACGCCCGGCGTGACGCTGATCTCGCCGCCGCCGCACCACGACATCTACTCGATCGAGGATCTCGCGCAGCTCATCTTCGACCTGAAGAACATCAACTCGAAGGCGCGCATCAGCGTGAAGCTCGTCGCCGAGGCGGGCGTCGGCACCATCGCCGCGGGCGTCGTGAAGGCGCACGCCGACGTGGTGCTGATCAGCGGCGACTCGGGCGGCACCGGCGCCTCCCCGCTCACGTCGATCCACCACGCGGGCGTCGCGTGGGAGCTCGGCCTCGCCGAGGCGCACCAGGTGCTCGTGATGAACGGGCTCCGCGGCCGCGCCATCGTGCAGACCGACGGCAAGCTGATGACGGGCCGCGACGTCGCGTTCGCCGCGCTGCTCGGCGCCGAGGAGTTCGGCTTCTCGACGGCGCCGCTCGTGGCGACCGGCTGCATCATGATGCGCAAGTGCCACCTCAACACCTGCCCGGTCGGCATCGCCACGCAGGACCCCGAGCTCCGCAAGAAGTTCACGGGCGCGCCGGAGCACGTCATCAACTTCTTCTTCTACGTGGCCGAGGAGCTCCGGCAGATCATGGCGCGCCTGGGCTTCCGCACGCTGACCGAGATGGTCGGGCGCTCCGACTGCATCGTGCAGCGGAGCGCCGGGCTCCACCCGAAGGCGAGGAAGATCGACTGCTCCGAGGTGCTGTACCGCCCGAAGGAGGCGCTCACGAGCCCGACCCACTGCGTGGAGCTGCAGGACCACAAGCTCGACCGGGTGCTCGACCTCAAGCTGATCGAGAAGGCGCGCGCGACGATCGACGGCGGGCCGCCCGTCGTCATCGAGACCCGCGTGAAGAACTCGGATCGGACGCTCGGCGCGATGCTGAGCGGCGAGATCGCGCGCCGCCACGGCAGCGTCGGGCTCCCCGAGGACAGCATCGTGGTCAAGTGCGCCGGCAGCGCCGGCCAGAGCTTCGGCGCCTTCGCCTCCCGGGGCATGACGCTCGAGCTCGAAGGCGACGCGAACGACTACGTCGGCAAGGGCCTCTCGGGCGGCGTCGTCGCGGTGCGACCGCCGCGCGAGGCGCCGTTCCGGCCGGACGACCAGGTCATCGTGGGCAACGTCGTGCTGTACGGCGCGACGAACGGCCGCGCGTTCTTCAACGGCCGCGCGGGCGAGCGCTTCGCGGTCAGGAACAGCGGGGCCACCACCGTCGTCGAGGGCGTGGGCGACCACGGCTGCGAGTACATGACGGGCGGCACCGTGATCATCCTCGGCACCACCGGCCGCAACTTCGGGGCCGGCATGAGCGGCGGGCTCGCCTACGTCTTCGACGAGGACGCGCTCTTCGAGGCGCGCTGCAACAAGGAGATGGTGCAGCTCGAGACGATGACCGCGGCCGACGCCGAGTCGGTGCGGGCGCTGCTCGAGGAGCACGTGCGGCGCACGGGCAGCCGGAAGGCGATCGAGCTGCTCGATTCCTGGCAGGCCGTCCTGTCGAAGTTCGTGAAGGTCGTCCCGAGCGAGTACCGCCGCGCCCTGGAGGCCGCGGCGTCGCCCGCGACGAACGGGGCGGACGGGTCGGACAGGCTCGTGTCTCTCCTATCTCCTTCCACCCCCTATGTTTCCACTGGACGTTACATCCCCGCCAACGCGGGTCCCCTGAGCACGGGAGAGAGGTCGGCCGCCCATGGGTAA
- a CDS encoding glutamate synthase subunit beta, protein MGKVRGFLEIQRVDIKKRPVSERLNDWQEFELPVPDAELRDQAARCMDCGIPFCHDGCPLGNLIPDWNDHMFRERLPEAIASLDATNNFPEFTGRVCPAPCEAGCVLNIEGKPVTIKNVERAIADRAFDRNLVAPVIAKQRTGKKVAVVGSGPAGLAAAQQLARKGHDVTLFERDDRIGGLLRYGIPDFKMEKHLIDRRMEQMQAEGVTFRTGVHVGVDITGDALREQYDAVVLCGGARRPRDLPVPGRDLKGVHFAMDFLTQQNKRVAGDVIPDSEAIFATDKRVVVIGGGDTGSDCVGTSHRHRAAHVTQLELLPRPPEQRSLTNPWPAWPLILRTSSSHEEGGERDWSVSTTAFLGDEHGHVRALQATRVKLEGGKFVPVPGSEFEIPCELVLLAMGFVGSEREGLIEQLGVEMDQRGNVKAHGGRTSVEGVFAAGDMSRGQSLVVWAIAEGRKAADAVDAYLMQPAKRRLALAAG, encoded by the coding sequence ATGGGTAAGGTACGAGGCTTCCTCGAGATCCAGCGGGTCGACATCAAGAAGCGGCCCGTCTCCGAGCGTTTGAACGACTGGCAGGAGTTCGAGCTCCCGGTCCCCGACGCCGAGCTGCGCGATCAGGCAGCGCGGTGCATGGACTGCGGCATCCCGTTCTGTCACGACGGATGTCCGCTCGGGAACCTGATCCCCGACTGGAACGATCACATGTTCCGCGAGCGCCTCCCCGAGGCGATCGCGTCGCTCGACGCGACGAACAACTTCCCCGAGTTCACCGGGCGCGTGTGCCCCGCCCCTTGCGAGGCGGGGTGCGTGCTGAACATCGAGGGCAAGCCGGTCACCATCAAGAACGTCGAGCGCGCCATCGCGGATCGCGCGTTCGACCGGAACCTGGTGGCGCCGGTCATCGCGAAGCAGCGCACGGGCAAGAAGGTCGCGGTGGTCGGCTCGGGGCCCGCCGGGCTCGCCGCTGCCCAGCAGCTCGCGCGCAAGGGCCACGACGTGACGCTCTTCGAGCGCGACGATCGCATCGGCGGCCTGCTCCGGTACGGCATCCCCGACTTCAAGATGGAGAAGCACCTCATCGATCGGCGCATGGAGCAGATGCAGGCCGAGGGGGTGACCTTCCGCACGGGCGTCCACGTCGGCGTCGACATCACCGGCGACGCCCTGCGCGAGCAGTACGACGCGGTCGTGCTGTGCGGCGGGGCGCGCCGGCCGCGCGACCTGCCGGTGCCCGGCCGGGACCTGAAGGGCGTCCATTTCGCGATGGATTTCCTGACCCAGCAGAACAAGCGGGTCGCCGGCGACGTGATCCCCGACAGCGAGGCGATCTTCGCGACGGACAAGCGGGTGGTCGTCATCGGCGGCGGCGACACCGGCTCCGACTGCGTCGGCACGAGCCACCGCCACCGCGCGGCGCACGTGACGCAGCTCGAGCTCCTCCCCCGCCCCCCCGAGCAGCGCTCGCTGACGAACCCGTGGCCCGCGTGGCCGCTCATCCTCCGCACCTCGTCCTCCCACGAGGAGGGCGGCGAGCGCGACTGGTCGGTGTCGACCACCGCGTTCCTCGGGGACGAGCACGGGCACGTCCGCGCGCTCCAGGCGACGCGGGTGAAGCTGGAAGGCGGGAAGTTCGTGCCGGTCCCGGGCAGCGAGTTCGAGATCCCGTGCGAGCTCGTCCTGCTCGCGATGGGCTTCGTCGGCTCGGAGCGCGAGGGGCTGATCGAGCAGCTCGGCGTCGAGATGGACCAGCGCGGCAACGTGAAGGCCCACGGCGGGCGCACCAGCGTGGAGGGCGTCTTCGCCGCCGGCGACATGTCGCGCGGCCAGAGCCTCGTCGTCTGGGCCATCGCCGAGGGGCGCAAGGCCGCGGACGCGGTCGACGCCTACCTGATGCAGCCGGCGAAGCGCCGGCTGGCGCTCGCGGCGGGCTAG
- a CDS encoding MDR/zinc-dependent alcohol dehydrogenase-like family protein → MRALVWDGTAARVIDREPPSTTAGMAVVEVRCAGICNTDLEIINGYMGFRGTLGHEFVGDVVEGPAAWLGRRVVGEINFACGRCELCARGLGRHCPTRTVMGIVGADGALAERVAVPVANLHAVADGVDDEEAVFAEPLAAAFAILEQVRVSPGTSALVFGDGKLGLLIAQVLHQAGARVLAVGKHEEKLALLRAQGIATQLARPEPSGPAGAGASPPQGAWAGDPAELVVEATGTAEGFVRAVRATRPRGTLVLKSTVAGLSSVHLAELVINEITVVGSRCGLFGPALRALEARTVDVRPLVSARLPLERAAEALAAAAAPGALKVLVTC, encoded by the coding sequence GTGCGAGCGCTGGTCTGGGACGGAACGGCCGCGCGCGTCATCGACCGCGAGCCCCCCTCGACCACGGCCGGCATGGCCGTGGTCGAGGTGCGGTGCGCCGGGATCTGCAACACGGATCTCGAAATTATCAACGGTTACATGGGCTTCCGCGGCACGCTGGGGCACGAGTTCGTCGGCGACGTCGTGGAGGGCCCGGCCGCCTGGCTCGGCCGCCGCGTGGTGGGCGAGATCAACTTCGCGTGCGGCCGCTGCGAGCTCTGCGCGCGCGGGCTGGGCAGGCACTGCCCGACGCGCACCGTCATGGGCATCGTCGGCGCCGACGGGGCGCTGGCGGAGCGCGTCGCGGTGCCCGTGGCGAACCTCCACGCCGTGGCCGACGGGGTCGACGACGAGGAGGCGGTCTTCGCGGAGCCGCTCGCGGCGGCGTTCGCGATCTTGGAGCAGGTGCGTGTGTCGCCGGGCACGTCGGCGCTCGTGTTCGGCGACGGGAAGCTCGGCCTGCTCATTGCGCAGGTGCTCCACCAGGCTGGCGCCCGCGTCCTCGCTGTCGGCAAGCACGAGGAGAAGCTCGCCCTGCTGCGCGCGCAGGGCATCGCGACCCAGCTCGCTCGCCCGGAGCCCTCGGGCCCGGCCGGCGCCGGCGCCTCCCCGCCTCAGGGCGCCTGGGCCGGAGATCCGGCCGAGCTGGTGGTCGAGGCCACCGGCACCGCCGAGGGGTTCGTGAGGGCGGTCCGCGCGACCCGGCCCAGGGGCACGCTCGTGCTCAAGAGCACGGTGGCCGGGCTCTCCAGCGTCCACCTCGCGGAGCTCGTCATCAACGAGATCACCGTCGTCGGGTCGCGCTGCGGGCTGTTCGGGCCAGCGCTGCGCGCCCTCGAGGCCCGGACCGTCGACGTCCGCCCCCTCGTGTCGGCGCGACTCCCGCTGGAGCGCGCCGCGGAGGCGCTGGCGGCCGCGGCGGCGCCTGGCGCCCTCAAGGTGCTCGTCACCTGCTGA
- a CDS encoding GRAS family protein, translating into MNAIRRHVVSAEEAPLSLRAHIEGPTSSTASSPGQQPSSGTRQTHSRRRPFLSRLLAAGEAIDAGDGERARALIEGILRAEPDTGDASERISGVFGRALLARLDGDRSGDGNLYLRSAGPRDMLAAFQLLVHATPLIRFGYLSANAAIVEAFQDEGEIHVIDIGVGGGTQWPFLLHRLATRPGGPPRVRLTGIDLPCRGPDPEQRLRWAGAFIGGWAERLKVPFEFHGVASSVERVDWSRIASRSTAPIAVNAAFALHHVPDASVHATANRDTILTRIRALSPRVLTLVEPDVEHNAHQFLPRLSEAIGHYYAVFQALEALLPPHIAARETIEQVFFGQEVMNVVVGEGAARVERHERRGAWQRRLRMNGFEPLRVSPHESLVRGALRLNQGFDVRSDEPAILLMRNGVSLVAASAWRPRQLPPPSRFMSGLFRR; encoded by the coding sequence ATGAACGCGATCCGTAGACACGTAGTATCGGCCGAAGAGGCGCCTCTTAGCCTACGAGCGCACATCGAGGGGCCCACCAGCTCGACCGCGTCCAGCCCAGGGCAGCAGCCGAGCTCGGGAACCCGCCAAACCCACTCGCGTCGCCGCCCGTTCCTGAGCCGCCTCCTCGCGGCGGGCGAGGCGATCGACGCGGGGGATGGCGAGCGCGCGAGGGCCCTCATCGAGGGCATCCTGCGGGCCGAACCCGATACGGGGGACGCGTCCGAGCGCATTTCTGGCGTGTTTGGCAGGGCGCTGCTCGCCCGCCTGGACGGAGATCGCTCCGGCGATGGGAATCTGTACCTGCGCAGCGCCGGGCCGCGGGACATGCTCGCGGCGTTTCAGCTGCTCGTGCACGCGACGCCGCTCATCCGGTTCGGCTACCTCAGCGCGAACGCGGCCATCGTCGAGGCGTTCCAGGACGAGGGGGAGATCCATGTCATCGACATCGGCGTTGGCGGCGGTACGCAGTGGCCATTCCTGCTACACCGGCTGGCGACGCGGCCCGGCGGCCCGCCGCGGGTCCGGCTGACCGGTATCGATCTGCCGTGCCGGGGCCCCGATCCCGAGCAGCGGCTGCGCTGGGCGGGCGCCTTCATCGGGGGGTGGGCGGAGCGGCTGAAGGTCCCCTTCGAGTTCCACGGCGTCGCGTCCTCGGTGGAGCGCGTCGACTGGAGCCGTATCGCGTCCCGCTCCACGGCGCCCATTGCGGTCAATGCGGCGTTCGCATTGCACCATGTGCCGGATGCCTCGGTGCACGCCACCGCGAACCGCGACACCATCCTCACGAGGATCCGCGCGCTGTCGCCGCGCGTGCTGACGCTCGTCGAGCCGGATGTGGAGCACAACGCGCACCAGTTCCTCCCGCGGCTGTCGGAGGCGATCGGCCACTACTATGCGGTATTCCAGGCGCTCGAAGCGCTGCTCCCGCCGCACATCGCCGCGCGGGAGACCATCGAGCAGGTCTTCTTCGGGCAGGAGGTGATGAATGTGGTGGTGGGCGAGGGGGCCGCGCGCGTCGAGCGGCACGAGCGCCGGGGCGCCTGGCAGCGCCGCCTCCGCATGAACGGCTTCGAGCCGCTCCGCGTCTCGCCGCACGAGTCGCTGGTCCGCGGAGCGCTCCGCCTGAACCAGGGGTTCGACGTCCGGAGCGACGAGCCCGCGATCCTGCTCATGCGCAACGGCGTGTCCCTCGTCGCCGCGTCGGCGTGGCGTCCACGGCAGCTCCCGCCGCCATCGCGGTTCATGTCCGGGCTGTTCCGCCGCTAG
- a CDS encoding sigma 54-interacting transcriptional regulator: MDHSTVRVSVSPEPSVAEPVPGIVLIFSGDQPRCAPIPLDRGSVVVGRGGVGGVPLMDDSLMSRRHARIAYDGGAWTVEDLGSTNGTSVNGEPIRGEVRRDAIQVVGAGTSVFLALSDIRSFARGGVRVEKESVLGPRLQLIYDTIIRAAAAGDSLLVTGESGTGKELAARAYHEAGPQARGPFVAVNCAAIPEGLAERLLFGARRGAYSGATHDTDGYVQAAHGGTLFLDEVAELDAAVQAKLLRTIDTRQVLELGAVAPRPVQIRICAATHDLRARVAQGRFRDDLYYRIGRPEVRLPPLRERTEEIPWLLAQCAKAVGAAAQSGSPTIHHSMIIACAMRRWPGNLREFVGEARRAVTRALDEGRRTVEAKDLDPLAGVGLSPEALEPHARPTASDVRPARAGQAPPEDEIAEALRLERGNVSRAAIRLGVHRNRIRRWLEKNGVDRSHFAEGSDLSDND; the protein is encoded by the coding sequence ATGGACCACTCCACCGTCCGCGTCTCGGTTTCACCGGAGCCCTCGGTCGCCGAGCCCGTTCCCGGCATCGTCCTGATCTTCTCGGGGGATCAGCCGCGCTGCGCTCCGATCCCGCTGGATCGTGGCTCCGTGGTGGTGGGTCGCGGAGGCGTCGGCGGCGTGCCCCTCATGGACGACTCGCTCATGTCGCGACGACACGCCCGCATCGCGTACGACGGCGGCGCTTGGACCGTGGAGGACCTCGGCAGCACCAACGGGACGTCGGTCAACGGCGAGCCGATCCGCGGCGAGGTGCGGAGGGACGCGATCCAGGTCGTCGGCGCGGGGACGTCGGTGTTCCTTGCGCTCAGCGACATCCGGAGCTTCGCGCGCGGGGGCGTGCGCGTCGAGAAAGAGAGCGTCCTCGGGCCGAGGCTGCAGCTGATTTACGACACGATCATCCGCGCCGCGGCCGCGGGAGACAGCCTCCTCGTGACGGGCGAGAGCGGCACGGGCAAGGAGCTCGCGGCGCGCGCCTACCACGAGGCGGGGCCGCAGGCGCGCGGCCCGTTCGTCGCCGTCAACTGCGCGGCCATCCCGGAGGGCCTGGCGGAGCGGCTCCTCTTCGGCGCCAGGCGCGGCGCTTACTCCGGCGCGACGCACGACACCGACGGCTATGTGCAGGCCGCCCACGGAGGCACGCTCTTCCTCGACGAGGTGGCGGAGCTCGACGCGGCGGTCCAGGCGAAGCTGCTGCGGACGATCGACACCCGGCAGGTCCTTGAGCTCGGCGCGGTCGCGCCTCGCCCGGTGCAAATCCGGATCTGCGCGGCGACACACGACCTCCGCGCCCGCGTCGCCCAGGGCCGCTTCCGGGATGATCTCTACTACCGTATCGGCCGGCCCGAGGTCCGGCTCCCGCCCCTCCGCGAGCGGACCGAGGAGATCCCGTGGCTGCTCGCGCAATGCGCAAAGGCGGTCGGCGCGGCCGCTCAGAGTGGGTCGCCGACGATTCACCATTCAATGATCATCGCGTGTGCGATGCGCCGCTGGCCGGGGAATCTGCGCGAGTTCGTCGGCGAGGCGCGGCGCGCCGTGACGCGCGCGCTCGACGAGGGGCGGCGCACGGTCGAGGCCAAGGATCTGGACCCGCTCGCCGGCGTCGGGCTGAGCCCGGAGGCGCTCGAGCCGCACGCCCGGCCGACGGCGAGCGATGTTCGACCGGCGCGCGCAGGACAGGCGCCGCCCGAAGATGAGATCGCCGAGGCGCTTCGCCTCGAGCGAGGCAATGTGTCTCGCGCCGCCATCAGGCTCGGAGTGCACAGGAATCGAATTCGACGCTGGCTCGAGAAGAATGGCGTCGATCGCTCCCACTTCGCCGAGGGAAGCGACCTGTCCGATAACGACTGA